The following are encoded together in the Bradyrhizobium genosp. L genome:
- a CDS encoding pyridoxal phosphate-dependent aminotransferase, with translation MAFLSAALDRVKPSATIAVTDKARALKAAGRNVIGLGAGEPDFDTPANIKLAAIRAIEAGKTKYTDVGGIPELKEAIINKFSRENGLSYKPNQIIVGTGGKQVLYNALMATINPGDEVIIPAPYWVSYPEMVALAGGEPVPVICPASTGFKMRPEDLERAITPKTKWVILCSPSNPTGSAYTRSELKALTDVLVKHPHVWVMTDDMYEHLVYDDFVFTTAAQIEPSLYDRTLTVNGVSKAYCMTGWRIGYAGGPAQLIKAMQTIQSQSTSNPSSIAQWASVEALNGPQDFIAANNKVFKERRDLVVSMLNQASGIECPRPEGAFYVYPSCAGTIGKTAPSGKVLTNDEDFVTELLESEGVAVVQGSAFGLGPAFRISYATKTSDLEDACKRIQRFCGNLR, from the coding sequence ATGGCCTTCCTGTCCGCTGCGCTCGACCGTGTGAAGCCGTCCGCGACGATCGCGGTCACGGACAAAGCACGCGCGCTGAAAGCCGCGGGCCGCAACGTCATCGGTCTCGGCGCCGGCGAGCCCGACTTCGATACGCCCGCCAACATCAAGCTCGCGGCGATCCGCGCCATCGAGGCCGGCAAGACCAAGTACACCGATGTCGGCGGCATTCCGGAATTGAAGGAAGCCATCATCAACAAGTTCTCGCGCGAGAATGGCCTGTCCTACAAGCCGAACCAGATCATCGTCGGCACCGGCGGCAAGCAGGTGCTCTACAACGCGCTGATGGCCACCATCAATCCGGGCGACGAGGTGATCATCCCGGCGCCGTACTGGGTCAGCTATCCCGAGATGGTGGCACTCGCCGGCGGCGAACCGGTGCCGGTGATCTGCCCGGCGTCGACCGGGTTCAAGATGCGTCCCGAGGATTTGGAGAGGGCGATCACGCCGAAGACCAAATGGGTGATCCTGTGCTCGCCGTCGAACCCGACCGGCTCGGCCTACACCAGGAGCGAGCTGAAGGCGCTCACCGACGTGCTGGTCAAGCATCCGCATGTCTGGGTGATGACCGACGACATGTACGAGCATCTGGTCTATGACGACTTCGTTTTCACCACCGCGGCGCAGATCGAGCCCAGCCTCTACGATCGCACGCTGACCGTGAACGGCGTCTCGAAAGCCTATTGCATGACCGGCTGGCGCATCGGCTATGCCGGCGGCCCGGCGCAGCTGATCAAGGCGATGCAGACGATCCAGTCGCAGTCGACCTCGAATCCGTCGTCGATCGCGCAGTGGGCCTCGGTCGAGGCGCTCAACGGACCGCAGGACTTCATCGCGGCCAACAACAAGGTGTTCAAGGAGCGCCGCGACCTCGTGGTCTCGATGCTCAACCAGGCCAGCGGCATCGAATGTCCGCGCCCCGAGGGCGCGTTCTACGTCTATCCGTCCTGCGCCGGGACGATCGGCAAGACGGCGCCGTCGGGCAAGGTTCTCACCAACGACGAGGACTTCGTCACCGAGCTCTTGGAGAGCGAAGGCGTCGCGGTGGTGCAGGGCTCGGCGTTCGGGCTCGGACCGGCATTCCGCATCTCCTACGCCACCAAGACCTCGGATCTCGAAGACGCCTGCAAGCGCATCCAGCGCTTCTGCGGCAATCTGCGCTAA